Proteins encoded by one window of Streptomyces sp. ALI-76-A:
- a CDS encoding DUF2530 domain-containing protein, protein MAKWTPKHEAPEPLEGPIVPTIVGGTILWFVLFLVQLPFYGWFDDRGLTWWVWTCLAGGGLGFIGIWYVRRRDAAIRRATAGDTRTAAAE, encoded by the coding sequence ATGGCGAAGTGGACCCCCAAGCACGAGGCGCCGGAGCCCCTGGAGGGCCCCATCGTCCCCACCATCGTTGGCGGCACGATCCTCTGGTTCGTCCTCTTCCTGGTGCAGCTCCCCTTCTACGGCTGGTTCGACGACCGCGGGCTCACCTGGTGGGTGTGGACCTGCCTGGCCGGCGGAGGACTCGGGTTCATCGGCATCTGGTACGTCCGCAGGCGCGACGCGGCGATCAGGAGGGCCACCGCCGGGGACACCCGGACCGCCGCCGCCGAGTGA
- a CDS encoding HAD-IC family P-type ATPase produces MTDIDAGAELDPARPATAPVAVTGLTAAQVAERVARGQVNDVPVRSSRSTAEIVRANVLTRFNAIIGVLWVIMLVVAPIQDSLFGFVILANTGIGIVQEWRAKKTLDSLAVIGEARPTVRRDGAAAEVATSDIVLDDLIEIGPGDKAVVDGVVVEADGLEIDESLLTGEADPVVKQPGDQVMSGSFVVAGGGAFQATRVGREAYAVQLAEEASRFTLVHSELRSGISTILKYVTWMMVPTAIGLIVSQLFVKDNDLKDSIARTVGGIVPMVPEGLVLLTSVAFAIGVVRLGRKQCLVQELPAIEGLARVDTVCLDKTGTLTEGGMDVTELRVLDGGDESYVRKVLGALGESDPRPNASLQAIIDAWPDAEDWRCTASLPFSSARKYSGASFDEGDGEAGTWLLGAPDVLLDEDDPALAETERLNEKGLRVLLLARAARDLDDPDVAAGARPTALVVLEQRLRRDAADTLRYFAEQDVSAKVISGDNAVSVGAVAAKLGLSGSTVDARRMPADRDGMATALDEGTVFGRVTPQQKRDMVGALQSRGHTVAMTGDGVNDVLALKDADIGVAMGSGSEATRAVAQIVLLDNSFATLPSVVAEGRRVIGNITRVATLFLVKTVYSVLLAILVVCWQVEYPFLPRHLTLLSTLTIGVPAFFLALAPNKERARPHFVRRVMRYSIPGGAVAAVATFATYLIARHHYTGSGALDAETSAATLTLFLISMWVLAIIARPYTWWRIALVAAMGGGFLVVLVVPWLQDFFALKLVGVTMPWIAVGISVAAAAVLELSWRWVDRRFPA; encoded by the coding sequence ATGACGGACATCGACGCGGGCGCCGAACTCGACCCTGCGCGCCCGGCGACGGCCCCGGTGGCGGTGACCGGGCTGACCGCCGCCCAGGTCGCGGAGCGGGTCGCGCGGGGGCAGGTCAACGACGTCCCGGTGCGCAGCAGCCGGTCCACCGCCGAGATCGTCCGCGCGAACGTCCTCACCCGGTTCAACGCGATCATCGGCGTGCTCTGGGTGATCATGCTGGTCGTCGCGCCGATCCAGGACAGCCTGTTCGGTTTCGTGATCCTCGCCAACACCGGCATCGGCATCGTCCAGGAGTGGCGGGCCAAGAAGACCCTGGACTCCCTGGCCGTGATCGGGGAGGCCCGGCCGACCGTGCGCCGGGACGGGGCCGCCGCCGAGGTCGCCACCAGCGACATCGTGCTGGACGACCTCATCGAGATCGGCCCCGGCGACAAGGCCGTGGTGGACGGGGTGGTCGTCGAGGCGGACGGGCTGGAGATCGACGAGTCGCTGCTGACGGGTGAGGCCGACCCCGTGGTCAAGCAGCCGGGGGACCAGGTCATGTCCGGGAGCTTCGTCGTCGCCGGCGGCGGCGCCTTCCAGGCGACCAGGGTGGGCCGCGAGGCCTACGCCGTCCAGCTCGCCGAGGAGGCGTCCCGGTTCACGCTCGTCCACTCCGAGCTGCGCTCCGGCATCTCCACGATCCTCAAGTACGTGACGTGGATGATGGTCCCGACCGCGATCGGCCTGATCGTCAGCCAGCTCTTCGTCAAGGACAACGACCTCAAGGACTCCATCGCGCGGACGGTCGGCGGCATCGTCCCGATGGTCCCGGAGGGCCTGGTCCTGCTCACCTCCGTCGCCTTCGCCATCGGCGTCGTCCGGCTCGGCCGGAAACAGTGCCTGGTGCAGGAACTCCCGGCCATCGAGGGCCTCGCCCGCGTCGACACGGTCTGCCTCGACAAGACGGGCACCCTGACCGAGGGCGGCATGGACGTCACCGAGCTGCGCGTGCTGGACGGCGGCGACGAGTCGTACGTACGCAAGGTCCTCGGCGCCCTCGGCGAGTCCGACCCGCGCCCCAACGCCTCCCTCCAGGCGATCATCGACGCCTGGCCGGACGCCGAGGACTGGCGCTGCACCGCGTCCCTGCCCTTCTCCTCCGCCCGTAAGTACAGCGGCGCCTCCTTCGACGAGGGCGACGGCGAGGCCGGTACGTGGCTGCTCGGCGCTCCCGACGTGCTCCTCGACGAGGACGATCCCGCCCTCGCCGAGACCGAACGGCTCAACGAGAAAGGGCTGCGGGTGCTGCTGCTGGCCCGGGCCGCCCGGGACCTCGACGATCCGGACGTCGCCGCCGGCGCCCGGCCCACCGCCCTCGTCGTCCTGGAGCAGCGGCTGCGGCGGGACGCGGCCGACACCCTGCGCTACTTCGCCGAGCAGGACGTCAGCGCCAAGGTCATCTCCGGGGACAACGCGGTGTCGGTGGGCGCGGTGGCCGCCAAGCTGGGGCTGAGCGGCAGCACGGTCGACGCGCGCCGGATGCCCGCCGACCGGGACGGCATGGCGACGGCCCTGGACGAGGGCACGGTGTTCGGGCGGGTCACCCCGCAGCAGAAGCGGGACATGGTGGGCGCGCTCCAGTCGCGCGGACACACGGTCGCGATGACCGGCGACGGCGTGAACGACGTGCTCGCCCTGAAGGACGCCGACATCGGCGTGGCCATGGGATCGGGGTCGGAGGCCACCCGGGCGGTCGCCCAGATCGTGCTGCTCGACAACAGCTTCGCGACGCTGCCCTCGGTGGTCGCGGAGGGCCGGCGGGTCATCGGCAACATCACCCGGGTCGCGACCCTGTTCCTGGTGAAGACGGTCTACTCGGTGCTGCTGGCCATCCTGGTGGTGTGCTGGCAGGTCGAGTACCCCTTCCTGCCCCGCCACCTGACGCTGCTGTCCACCCTGACCATCGGCGTCCCCGCCTTCTTCCTCGCCCTCGCCCCCAACAAGGAACGGGCCAGACCCCACTTCGTGCGGCGGGTGATGCGGTACTCGATCCCCGGCGGAGCCGTGGCGGCGGTGGCGACCTTCGCCACCTACCTGATCGCCCGGCACCACTACACCGGCAGCGGCGCGCTGGACGCGGAGACCAGCGCCGCCACACTGACGCTCTTCCTGATCTCGATGTGGGTGCTGGCGATCATCGCCCGCCCCTACACCTGGTGGCGGATCGCCCTGGTCGCGGCGATGGGCGGCGGGTTCCTGGTCGTGCTGGTGGTGCCGTGGCTCCAGGACTTCTTCGCCCTGAAGCTGGTCGGCGTGACGATGCCGTGGATCGCCGTCGGCATCTCGGTGGCCGCGGCGGCCGTCCTGGAACTCTCGTGGAGATGGGTCGACCGCCGCTTCCCTGCCTGA
- a CDS encoding calcium-binding protein, whose protein sequence is MRIRATVAAVSGALALSALVVPAAQADSQGAVSLDRPSIAERFGTSSARSAFGAAATPTVSGVTVNAGKDIVLGTTVAKTISVSLTASHASGIEDAYIDLWHGPDVDNADGFLPPSGDTATCTASSATTSKCKLTIPVAPGLNTEDGIGDLYANALAGTWHVSVGALSKDGEVYYTDYYKTHRIQRLSKLTVNAAPEPVKKGKTITVTGKLSRANWETRTYAGYSTQPVKLQFRKANSSTYTTVKTIKTNSTGNLSTTVTASVDGYFRYSFAGTSTTPAVTTAGDYVDVR, encoded by the coding sequence ATGCGCATTCGTGCCACCGTGGCCGCCGTCTCCGGTGCCCTGGCCCTGTCCGCTCTCGTCGTGCCGGCCGCGCAGGCCGACTCGCAGGGCGCCGTGAGCCTGGACCGGCCGAGCATCGCGGAGCGTTTCGGCACCTCGTCCGCCAGGTCGGCGTTCGGCGCCGCCGCCACGCCCACCGTCTCCGGCGTGACGGTGAACGCGGGCAAGGACATCGTGCTCGGCACCACCGTCGCCAAGACCATCTCCGTGTCGCTGACCGCCAGCCACGCCAGCGGTATCGAGGACGCCTACATCGACCTCTGGCACGGCCCGGACGTCGACAACGCCGACGGCTTCCTGCCGCCGAGCGGGGACACCGCCACCTGCACGGCGAGCAGCGCCACGACGTCGAAGTGCAAGCTCACCATCCCGGTCGCGCCCGGCCTGAACACCGAGGACGGGATCGGCGACCTGTACGCCAACGCCCTGGCCGGCACCTGGCACGTCTCCGTGGGCGCCCTGTCCAAGGACGGCGAGGTCTACTACACCGACTACTACAAGACCCACCGCATCCAGCGTCTGTCGAAGCTGACGGTCAACGCCGCGCCGGAGCCGGTGAAGAAGGGCAAGACCATCACGGTCACGGGCAAGCTGTCCCGGGCCAACTGGGAGACCCGCACGTACGCGGGTTACTCGACCCAGCCGGTGAAGCTCCAGTTCCGCAAGGCGAACTCCAGCACGTACACCACGGTGAAGACCATCAAGACGAACTCGACGGGCAACCTGAGCACCACGGTGACGGCGTCCGTCGACGGCTACTTCCGCTACAGCTTCGCGGGCACCTCGACCACCCCGGCCGTCACCACCGCGGGTGACTACGTCGACGTGCGCTGA
- a CDS encoding molecular chaperone Hsp90, with protein sequence MSKFVRAAAEGADPFGTARLRRGVLDAWATSPARFREDANAEEDLVLGGYRDRLVVELAQNAADAAARAGVPGRLRLTLRDGVLVAANTGAPLDAAGVESLATLRASAKRDTPSIGRFGVGFASVLSVTDEPAVVGRHGGVRWALAEARELAADVARHSPGLGDEIRRRDGHVPLLRLPFAAEGTAPDPYDTAVILPLRDPAAADLAERLLDAVDDALLLALPGLDEVVVETGDDTARTLRRRTDGDFTVVEDSREGTTRWRTAAAHGPLTPDLLADRPVEERLRPYWSVTWAVPVDADGTPARPRTSPVLHAPTPSDEPLGVPALLIASFPLDTTRRHAAPGPLTDFLVRRAADAYAGLLAGWRPVTTGIIDLVPGPLGKGELDGALRQAVLERLPRTSFLPPAAEPTGDSVRSGDFGDDGSDDLPETLRPRDAEVVEGAGADTVRVLAEVLPTLLPAGLERRVELRTLGVARVPLTDAVDRLAGLEKAPEWWRRLYDSLAGVDPDRLSGLPVPLADGRTTIGPRQVLLPTSQSAPVDPGVLSRLGLKVAHPDAAHPLLEKLGALPATPRAVLTTPQVRAAVATSLDDDGGALDWEQDAPGADELADTVLALVRDAGLEPGDEPWLGALALPDEDGELAPAGELVLPGSPFHQVMREDELATVDAELADRWGEQPLAACGVLATFALVRATDVVLDPDELEPREGDFAEPDDAGLLDAVDVWCEDILDRFPDTPVPPVATELVAVRDLDLVDDDEWPRALALLARPPFRDALTQPVRMLLPDGTHEVVRSYTAWWLRGHPVLDGRRPAGLLAAGGDRLLRGLYDEADATGFDDEQVLRALGVRTTVAALLDEPGGAAELLDRLADPDREVGGAQLHGLYSALAGLDPGQVTLPEALRAVVDGRVEVVDAADAVVVDSPDLLPFTEGVPLLPVRPARAAELAELFQVRRLSESVTGRVDSEGTEHDVPAPVRVLLGPRTPSSYVEHEELLVDGVEIDWRLTDDGVLHAATLEGVAAGLAWAAGQWPRRFEVAALLEDPSRTEELARDRWFD encoded by the coding sequence GTGAGCAAGTTCGTGCGGGCCGCGGCCGAGGGTGCGGATCCTTTCGGGACCGCCCGTCTCAGGCGGGGCGTGCTGGACGCCTGGGCCACCAGCCCCGCCCGGTTCCGCGAGGACGCCAACGCCGAGGAGGACCTGGTCCTCGGCGGCTACCGCGACCGGCTCGTCGTGGAGCTGGCGCAGAACGCCGCCGACGCCGCCGCCCGCGCCGGTGTTCCGGGCCGTCTCCGGCTCACCCTCCGCGACGGCGTCCTGGTGGCCGCCAACACCGGCGCCCCCCTGGACGCGGCCGGTGTCGAGTCCCTGGCCACGCTGCGGGCCTCCGCCAAACGCGACACCCCCTCCATCGGCCGCTTCGGCGTCGGCTTCGCCTCCGTGCTGTCCGTCACCGACGAGCCCGCCGTCGTCGGCCGGCACGGCGGTGTCCGGTGGGCGCTCGCCGAGGCCCGCGAACTGGCCGCCGACGTCGCCCGGCACAGTCCAGGGCTGGGTGACGAGATCCGCCGCCGTGACGGACATGTGCCGCTGCTCCGGCTCCCGTTCGCGGCCGAGGGCACCGCCCCCGACCCGTACGACACGGCCGTCATCCTGCCGTTGCGCGACCCGGCCGCCGCCGACCTCGCCGAGCGCCTGCTGGACGCCGTCGACGACGCCCTCCTGCTCGCCCTGCCGGGGCTGGACGAGGTCGTCGTCGAGACCGGTGACGACACCGCCCGCACCCTGCGCCGCCGTACCGACGGAGACTTCACCGTCGTGGAGGACTCGCGGGAGGGGACGACCCGCTGGCGTACGGCCGCCGCGCACGGGCCGCTCACCCCGGACCTGCTCGCCGACCGGCCCGTGGAGGAGCGGCTGCGCCCGTACTGGTCGGTCACCTGGGCCGTGCCCGTCGACGCCGACGGCACCCCGGCCCGCCCCCGCACCAGCCCGGTCCTGCACGCGCCCACCCCCAGTGACGAGCCCCTCGGCGTCCCCGCCCTGCTGATCGCGTCGTTCCCGCTGGACACCACCCGCCGGCACGCGGCCCCGGGTCCGCTGACCGACTTCCTGGTGCGGCGGGCGGCGGACGCGTACGCCGGACTCCTCGCCGGCTGGCGGCCGGTGACCACCGGCATCATCGACCTCGTGCCCGGCCCGCTCGGGAAGGGCGAGCTGGACGGGGCGCTGCGCCAGGCCGTCCTGGAGCGGCTGCCCCGTACGTCCTTCCTGCCGCCCGCCGCGGAGCCCACCGGCGACTCCGTCCGCTCCGGTGACTTCGGCGACGACGGCTCGGACGACCTGCCCGAGACGCTGCGGCCCCGGGACGCCGAGGTGGTGGAGGGCGCGGGCGCCGACACCGTACGGGTCCTGGCGGAGGTGCTGCCCACACTGCTGCCGGCCGGGCTCGAACGGCGGGTGGAGCTGCGGACGCTGGGAGTCGCCCGGGTCCCGCTCACGGACGCCGTGGACCGGCTGGCGGGGCTGGAGAAGGCGCCGGAGTGGTGGCGGCGGCTGTACGACAGCCTGGCCGGGGTCGATCCGGACCGGCTGTCCGGGCTGCCCGTGCCGCTTGCCGACGGCCGGACCACCATCGGGCCCCGGCAGGTGCTCCTGCCCACGTCGCAGAGCGCGCCCGTCGATCCGGGGGTTCTCTCCCGGCTCGGCCTGAAGGTGGCGCACCCGGACGCCGCCCACCCGCTCCTGGAGAAGCTCGGCGCCCTGCCCGCGACCCCGCGCGCGGTGCTCACGACGCCGCAGGTGCGGGCCGCCGTCGCCACGTCCCTCGACGACGACGGGGGCGCACTGGACTGGGAGCAGGACGCTCCCGGCGCGGACGAGCTGGCCGACACCGTCCTCGCGCTCGTCCGGGACGCGGGTCTGGAGCCCGGTGACGAGCCCTGGCTCGGCGCCCTCGCCCTGCCCGACGAGGACGGGGAACTCGCCCCCGCGGGCGAACTCGTGCTGCCCGGCAGCCCCTTCCACCAGGTCATGCGCGAGGACGAACTGGCCACCGTGGATGCCGAGCTGGCCGACAGGTGGGGCGAACAGCCGCTGGCCGCCTGCGGGGTGCTCGCCACCTTCGCCCTGGTGCGCGCCACGGACGTGGTCCTCGACCCGGACGAACTGGAGCCCCGTGAGGGCGACTTCGCCGAACCGGACGACGCCGGTCTGCTGGACGCCGTGGACGTGTGGTGCGAGGACATTCTCGACCGCTTCCCGGACACCCCCGTCCCGCCCGTCGCCACCGAGCTGGTCGCGGTACGCGACCTCGACCTGGTGGACGACGACGAGTGGCCCCGGGCCCTCGCCCTGCTCGCCCGGCCGCCGTTCAGGGACGCGCTGACCCAGCCGGTGCGGATGCTGCTGCCCGACGGCACGCACGAAGTCGTCCGGTCGTACACGGCCTGGTGGCTGCGCGGGCACCCGGTGCTCGACGGCCGCCGCCCGGCGGGCCTGCTGGCGGCCGGCGGCGACCGGCTCCTGCGCGGCCTGTACGACGAGGCGGACGCGACCGGCTTCGACGACGAGCAGGTGCTGCGGGCGCTCGGCGTCCGTACGACGGTCGCCGCGCTGCTCGACGAGCCCGGTGGCGCCGCCGAGCTGCTGGACCGGCTCGCCGACCCGGACCGCGAGGTCGGCGGCGCCCAACTGCACGGCCTCTACAGCGCCTTGGCCGGCCTGGACCCCGGTCAGGTGACGCTGCCTGAGGCGCTGCGGGCCGTGGTGGACGGACGGGTGGAGGTCGTGGACGCGGCCGACGCCGTGGTCGTCGACTCGCCCGACCTGCTGCCCTTCACCGAGGGGGTGCCGCTGCTTCCCGTACGGCCCGCGCGCGCCGCCGAGCTGGCCGAGCTGTTCCAAGTGCGGCGGCTGAGCGAGTCCGTCACCGGCCGGGTCGACTCCGAGGGCACGGAGCACGATGTACCGGCTCCGGTGCGGGTGCTGCTCGGTCCGCGCACGCCGTCGTCCTACGTCGAGCACGAGGAACTCCTCGTCGACGGTGTGGAGATCGACTGGCGCCTGACGGACGACGGCGTGCTGCACGCCGCCACCCTGGAGGGCGTGGCCGCCGGCCTGGCCTGGGCGGCGGGGCAGTGGCCGCGCCGGTTCGAGGTGGCGGCCCTGCTCGAAGACCCGTCGCGCACCGAGGAGTTGGCCCGGGACCGGTGGTTCGACTGA
- a CDS encoding DUF3027 domain-containing protein, translated as MSAATTRSRTPDRLCAEAVDLARSAAEEAAAPGVVGEHAGLVSEGDRVVTHFFECKELGYRGWRWAVTVARASRAKNVTLDEVVLLPGPDALLAPEWVPWSERLRPGDMGPGDLLPTDAEDLRLEPGYTGDDEPLPNAPVSQELAELVEAEDAEVTEGAPATLPAVPRRGSIAAVAEELGMRRARVLSRYGLHVAADRWEEAYGAKAPMAQAAPAPCVSCGFLLPIGGSLGQAFGVCANEFSPADGRLVSLAYGCGGHSEAAVMPKPPRPAPPVIDETTVDPFPLRPARDSGSVPDVSDEDAAELGHS; from the coding sequence GTGAGCGCAGCGACCACGCGAAGCCGCACCCCCGACCGCTTGTGCGCCGAGGCCGTCGACCTCGCCCGCTCCGCCGCCGAGGAGGCCGCCGCTCCCGGCGTCGTCGGCGAGCACGCGGGCCTGGTGTCCGAGGGCGACCGGGTCGTCACGCACTTCTTCGAGTGCAAGGAGCTCGGCTACCGGGGCTGGCGCTGGGCCGTCACCGTCGCCCGCGCCTCCCGCGCGAAGAACGTGACCCTGGACGAGGTGGTCCTGCTGCCGGGGCCGGACGCGCTGCTGGCCCCCGAGTGGGTGCCGTGGAGCGAACGGCTGCGACCCGGTGACATGGGCCCCGGTGACCTGCTGCCGACGGACGCCGAGGACCTGCGGCTGGAGCCCGGCTACACCGGTGACGACGAACCGCTGCCCAACGCGCCCGTCTCGCAGGAGCTGGCCGAGCTGGTGGAGGCGGAGGACGCCGAGGTCACCGAGGGGGCGCCGGCGACCCTGCCCGCCGTTCCCAGGCGCGGTTCGATCGCCGCGGTCGCCGAGGAACTCGGCATGCGGCGGGCGCGGGTGCTGTCCCGCTACGGGCTGCACGTCGCGGCCGACCGCTGGGAAGAGGCGTACGGGGCGAAGGCGCCGATGGCGCAGGCGGCGCCCGCGCCGTGCGTGAGCTGTGGCTTCCTGCTGCCGATCGGGGGGTCGCTGGGGCAGGCCTTCGGGGTGTGTGCGAACGAGTTCTCCCCGGCCGACGGGCGGCTGGTGTCGCTGGCGTACGGGTGCGGCGGGCACTCCGAGGCGGCGGTGATGCCGAAGCCGCCGCGGCCGGCTCCGCCGGTGATCGACGAGACGACGGTGGATCCCTTCCCGTTGCGGCCGGCCCGGGACTCGGGCTCCGTGCCGGACGTCTCCGACGAGGACGCGGCGGAGTTGGGGCACTCGTAG
- a CDS encoding MFS transporter, producing the protein MVAAKTPQGATGVGGSKGIKGSSADSGSGRFGGSVRAIGRALHLPVTGPARGIRKATHAHGAGESGLGKLIELHGVNGAGDVMITVALASTVFFSVPTDEARGRVALYLAITMAPFTVLAPVIGPLLDRLPHGRRAAMAGAMLARAMLALILSGAVASGSLELYPAALGVLVSSKAYGVIRSAVVPRLLPPAFSLVKANSRVTLGGLLATGIAAPIAAGLQAVGPRWPLYGAFVIFIAGMFLSFSLPPKVDSAKGEDVALLAADEDHLHGPHLKPVKRPGLRTVGTAVTHALGANAALRCLSGFLIFFLAFLLREHPLTGESAAVSLGIVIAAAGTGNALGTAVGAWLRSKAPEVIIVTVVACVLGAAITAAVFFGAFLVACLAGVAGFAQALAKLSLDALIQRDVPEQVRTSAFARSETLLQMSWVFGGAVGIVMPLNGTLGLFVGASFVAVGWLATVRGLLTSARHGGPARPRVA; encoded by the coding sequence GTGGTAGCCGCGAAAACACCCCAAGGTGCCACCGGGGTCGGTGGGTCCAAAGGGATCAAGGGGAGCAGTGCAGACAGCGGATCGGGCCGGTTCGGCGGCTCCGTCCGCGCGATCGGCCGCGCCCTCCACCTTCCCGTCACAGGACCCGCCCGAGGTATCCGCAAGGCGACCCATGCGCACGGGGCCGGTGAGTCCGGACTCGGCAAGCTGATCGAGTTGCACGGCGTGAACGGCGCCGGAGACGTGATGATCACGGTCGCGCTCGCGTCCACCGTGTTCTTCTCGGTCCCCACGGACGAGGCCCGGGGCCGGGTCGCGCTGTACCTGGCGATCACCATGGCCCCCTTCACGGTCCTCGCCCCGGTGATCGGCCCCCTCCTGGACCGCCTCCCGCACGGCCGCCGCGCGGCGATGGCGGGCGCGATGCTCGCCCGGGCGATGCTCGCGCTGATCCTCTCCGGAGCGGTCGCCAGCGGCAGCCTGGAGCTGTATCCGGCGGCGCTCGGCGTACTGGTCTCGTCGAAGGCGTACGGCGTGATCAGAAGCGCGGTCGTGCCACGTCTGCTGCCCCCCGCGTTCTCCCTGGTGAAAGCGAACTCCCGGGTCACCCTCGGCGGACTCCTGGCGACCGGGATCGCGGCCCCGATCGCGGCGGGACTCCAGGCGGTCGGCCCGCGCTGGCCGCTCTACGGCGCCTTCGTGATCTTCATCGCCGGGATGTTCCTGTCCTTCTCCCTGCCGCCGAAGGTCGACTCGGCCAAGGGCGAGGACGTGGCGCTGCTCGCCGCGGACGAGGACCACCTGCACGGGCCGCACCTCAAACCGGTCAAGCGCCCCGGGCTGCGCACGGTCGGCACCGCCGTCACCCACGCCCTCGGCGCCAACGCCGCCCTGCGCTGCCTCTCCGGCTTCCTGATCTTCTTCCTCGCCTTCCTGCTGCGGGAGCACCCGCTGACCGGGGAGAGCGCGGCCGTGTCGCTGGGCATAGTGATCGCCGCAGCGGGCACCGGCAACGCGCTCGGCACGGCGGTCGGGGCGTGGCTCAGGTCGAAGGCGCCGGAGGTCATCATCGTGACCGTGGTGGCCTGCGTGCTGGGCGCGGCGATCACCGCGGCCGTCTTCTTCGGCGCGTTCCTGGTCGCGTGTCTGGCGGGCGTCGCCGGGTTCGCGCAGGCCCTCGCCAAGCTGTCCCTGGACGCGCTGATCCAGCGGGACGTGCCGGAACAGGTGCGCACGTCGGCGTTCGCGCGCTCCGAGACACTGCTCCAGATGTCCTGGGTGTTCGGCGGCGCGGTCGGCATCGTGATGCCCCTCAACGGCACGCTGGGCCTCTTCGTGGGCGCCTCCTTCGTCGCCGTCGGGTGGCTGGCCACCGTCAGGGGCCTGCTGACCTCGGCCCGCCACGGCGGCCCCGCCCGGCCCAGAGTGGCGTGA
- a CDS encoding futalosine hydrolase: MGRPLRVLVATAVPVERDAVARAFPGPAREVRLPGTVLHRLPGGYDLLAAGVGPAPAAAATATALTAAALEGTPYDLVVSAGIGGGFPPGAPVGSLVVADEITVADLGAETADGFLPVTELGFGAVTHRPPESLVRAAVSATGAHAGTVLTVSTVTGTAARAAALRTRHPRALAEAMEGFGVAEAAAAHAVPVLELRAVSNPVGPRDRAAWRVGDALAALTAGFGKLAPVLESWNPHDRTH, encoded by the coding sequence ATGGGCCGACCCCTGCGCGTCCTCGTAGCCACCGCAGTGCCCGTCGAACGGGACGCGGTGGCCCGCGCGTTCCCCGGCCCCGCCCGGGAGGTGCGGCTGCCCGGGACGGTCCTGCACCGGCTGCCCGGCGGGTACGACCTCCTCGCCGCCGGGGTGGGTCCCGCGCCGGCCGCCGCCGCCACGGCGACCGCGCTCACCGCCGCCGCCCTCGAAGGCACCCCCTACGACCTCGTCGTCTCGGCCGGCATCGGCGGCGGTTTCCCGCCCGGGGCACCCGTCGGCTCGCTCGTCGTCGCGGACGAGATCACCGTCGCCGACCTGGGCGCCGAGACGGCCGACGGGTTCCTTCCGGTGACCGAGCTGGGCTTCGGGGCCGTCACCCACCGTCCACCGGAATCACTCGTACGAGCGGCCGTGTCGGCGACCGGAGCGCACGCCGGCACGGTGCTGACCGTGTCGACCGTGACCGGGACCGCCGCCCGCGCCGCCGCGCTGCGCACCCGCCACCCCCGGGCCCTCGCCGAGGCCATGGAGGGCTTCGGCGTCGCCGAGGCCGCCGCCGCGCACGCCGTGCCGGTGCTGGAGCTGCGCGCGGTCTCCAACCCGGTCGGCCCGCGCGACCGTGCCGCCTGGCGCGTCGGCGACGCGCTGGCGGCCTTGACGGCCGGCTTCGGGAAGCTCGCGCCCGTACTGGAGAGTTGGAACCCTCATGACCGCACGCACTGA
- a CDS encoding 1,4-dihydroxy-6-naphthoate synthase yields MTARTEPEPLQIAYSPCPNDTFVFDALAHGRLPGAPALDVTFADIDLTNGMAERGEFDVLKVSYAVLPYVLDQYALLPCGGALGRGCGPLVLTRHEDADLTGRTVAVPGERSTAYLLFRLWAADTLPGGVGEIVVLPFHEIMPAVRDGKVDAGLVIHEARFTYRNYGLHKLADMGEHWEATTGLPIPLGAIIAKRSLGTETLTLLAESLRRSVRAAWDDPEVSRPYVMEHAQEMDPSVADQHIGLYVNEFTADLGEDGRAAVRGLLTRAAAEGLVPPLGPDALDFP; encoded by the coding sequence ATGACCGCACGCACTGAGCCCGAGCCGCTACAGATCGCCTACTCCCCCTGCCCGAACGACACCTTCGTCTTCGACGCCCTCGCCCACGGCCGACTGCCCGGGGCGCCCGCACTCGACGTGACCTTCGCGGACATCGACCTGACCAACGGCATGGCCGAGCGCGGCGAGTTCGACGTGCTGAAGGTGTCGTACGCCGTGCTGCCGTACGTCCTCGACCAGTACGCCCTGCTGCCCTGCGGGGGTGCGCTGGGCCGGGGCTGCGGGCCGCTGGTGCTGACCCGGCACGAGGACGCCGACCTCACCGGCCGTACGGTCGCCGTGCCCGGCGAGAGGTCGACGGCCTATCTGCTGTTCCGGCTCTGGGCGGCGGACACGCTGCCCGGCGGGGTCGGCGAGATCGTGGTGCTGCCGTTCCACGAGATCATGCCCGCCGTGCGGGACGGGAAGGTCGACGCGGGACTCGTCATCCACGAGGCGCGTTTCACGTACCGGAACTACGGGCTGCACAAGCTCGCGGACATGGGCGAGCACTGGGAGGCGACGACCGGGCTGCCGATCCCGCTGGGCGCGATCATCGCCAAGCGGTCCCTGGGCACGGAGACGCTGACGCTGCTCGCCGAGTCCCTCCGCAGGTCCGTGCGCGCGGCCTGGGACGACCCCGAGGTCTCCCGCCCGTACGTCATGGAGCACGCCCAGGAGATGGACCCGTCCGTCGCCGACCAGCACATCGGGCTGTACGTCAACGAGTTCACCGCCGACCTCGGTGAGGACGGCCGTGCGGCGGTCCGGGGTCTGCTCACCCGTGCGGCGGCCGAGGGACTGGTACCGCCCCTCGGCCCGGACGCGCTCGACTTCCCGTGA